The Thermodesulfobacteriota bacterium genome window below encodes:
- the mobB gene encoding molybdopterin-guanine dinucleotide biosynthesis protein B, protein MVVCLVSGLSGSGKTTLVERLVPALARRDVPAATVKHHRGRIQVDREGKDTWRHRRAGARATFLVTEEEVAAFFDRPPDLDPGDLVRLCPPDVRILLVEGFKGLRGYPRIEVVRQGVERESAWPDDVLCAATDLVGLEAPFPVFHLDDAEGIADYLVKSLLATSS, encoded by the coding sequence GTGGTGGTGTGTCTCGTCTCGGGGCTCTCGGGCAGCGGGAAGACCACCCTGGTGGAGCGCCTGGTGCCGGCCCTGGCCCGGCGGGACGTGCCGGCCGCCACGGTGAAGCACCACCGGGGGCGCATCCAGGTGGACCGGGAGGGCAAGGACACCTGGCGGCACCGGCGGGCGGGGGCCCGGGCCACGTTCCTCGTGACCGAGGAGGAGGTGGCGGCGTTCTTCGACCGGCCCCCGGACCTCGACCCCGGCGATCTGGTGCGGCTTTGCCCGCCGGACGTGCGCATCCTGCTGGTGGAGGGCTTCAAGGGGCTGCGCGGCTACCCGCGCATCGAGGTGGTCCGACAGGGGGTGGAGAGGGAGTCCGCGTGGCCCGACGACGTGCTTTGCGCCGCTACCGACCTCGTCGGGTTGGAGGCGCCCTTCCCGGTGTTTCACCTCGACGACGCCGAGGGCATCGCGGACTACCTCGTGAAGAGTCTCCTGGCGACTTCTTCCTGA
- a CDS encoding TonB family protein — protein MDYRRNVLPPILALALSAALHGGIAWTPRPAREADRPDPLPVVVEYLPTPGQGGGTPLEASGVQEEAAPPAAVPVEPTRRPETLPSPGPPDPVAAAPEPAPPTPAAPDGPAPPEPAPPPAAALPPAAAPLPAPEAAPEPPAAPAPPPQLAWTDLMPRAADLRPTAALPDPAGEGVREATLALGEADVRYRGYLEQVQASIDRTWRWKEALLAAGGGGRVLLRFTLGQGAAEEVQVAESSGSPILDREAVEAVRRAPLPPFPRHWTIERLHLFAEFAYRLE, from the coding sequence ATGGATTACCGCCGCAACGTCCTCCCCCCGATCCTCGCCCTGGCCCTGTCCGCGGCGCTCCACGGTGGGATCGCGTGGACCCCCCGGCCGGCGCGGGAGGCCGACAGACCCGACCCCCTGCCCGTGGTAGTGGAGTATCTTCCCACCCCGGGCCAGGGCGGCGGCACACCCCTGGAGGCCTCCGGCGTGCAGGAGGAGGCTGCCCCGCCCGCGGCGGTGCCCGTGGAGCCGACGCGCCGGCCCGAAACCCTTCCCTCGCCCGGGCCGCCCGACCCCGTGGCCGCGGCACCCGAGCCCGCACCCCCGACTCCCGCCGCTCCCGACGGGCCGGCGCCTCCCGAGCCGGCGCCCCCGCCCGCCGCCGCGCTCCCTCCGGCGGCCGCACCCCTCCCTGCTCCCGAGGCCGCGCCGGAACCGCCGGCGGCCCCGGCGCCGCCGCCCCAGCTGGCCTGGACCGACCTCATGCCCCGGGCGGCCGATCTGCGTCCCACGGCCGCCCTGCCCGACCCCGCGGGCGAGGGCGTGCGGGAAGCCACCCTCGCCCTGGGAGAAGCCGACGTCCGGTACCGGGGGTACCTGGAGCAGGTGCAGGCCTCCATCGACCGCACCTGGCGCTGGAAGGAAGCCCTCCTCGCCGCGGGGGGCGGGGGCCGGGTCCTCCTGCGGTTCACCCTGGGGCAGGGCGCGGCGGAGGAAGTGCAGGTGGCGGAGAGCTCGGGCAGCCCCATCCTCGACCGGGAAGCCGTGGAAGCGGTGCGGCGGGCGCCGCTTCCCCCCTTCCCGCGCCACTGGACCATCGAGAGGCTCCACCTCTTCGCCGAGTTCGCCTACAGGCTGGAGTGA